The following are from one region of the Pocillopora verrucosa isolate sample1 chromosome 3, ASM3666991v2, whole genome shotgun sequence genome:
- the LOC131771790 gene encoding gamma-soluble NSF attachment protein, with protein sequence MAALQERKLQEGLRLLKEAEKFEKTSWLKWKPDWDSAADKYMKAGTCFKTAKSYDRAADAFKKAADAHSNSNALFHAAKALEQAASVLKEMKNVTEAVSLVERAVEMYRQSGNPDTGAFALIRGAKMCDNNDPAKAAELYISASEMNVSEDKVREAIEPLSKAINLLLKLRRFPEALKVMRQQIKLYEQVENFQMMFKVVLSMVVVHLHESDYVAADNCYKESFEIPGFGSSEEAVAAEKVLNCFDQGDADGMKSCTSQALFTYLDNEIAKLSRSLRVPGDTGAKGFTEKRLVINSNDDHLKTDPQLSANPELNYTGQKEASNEQAIEDELEEGGLC encoded by the exons ATGGCGGCTTTGCAGGAAAGAAAACTACAAGAAGGTCTTCGGTTGTTAAAAGAGGCTGAAAAATT TGAAAAGACCAGTTGGTTAAAATGGAAACCTGACTGGGACAGTGCAGCAGATAAATACATGAAAGCTG GAACATGTTTCAAAACTGCCAAATCTTATGACAGAGCTGCTGATGCATTCAAGAAAGCTGCTGATGCCCACTCTAATTCCAATGC CTTGTTCCATGCAGCAAA GGCTTTAGAACAAGCTGCTTCAGtactaaaggaaatgaaaaatgtaACAGAGGCTGTTTCTTTGGTGGAAAGAGCAGT TGAGATGTACAGACAAAGTGGTAACCCAGATACAGGGGCTTTTGCCCTCATCAGAGGAGCCAA gATGTGCGATAACAATGATCCAGCAAAGGCAGCTGAGTTATACATCTCAGCCAGTGAAATGAATGTT TCTGAAGACAAAGTTAGGGAGGCCATTGAACCTTTGTCAAAGGCTATCAACCTTCttttaaaactaagaag ATTTCCAGAGGCTCTGAAGGTTATGAGACAACAGATAAAACTATATGAGCAAGTGGAGAACTTTCAAATGATGTTCAAg GTTGTTCTCAGCATGGTTGTTGTTCATCTTCATGAGAGTGACTATGTAGCTGCAGATAACTGTTACAAAGAATCTTTTGa AATTCCAGGGTTTGGCAGTTCAGAGGAAGCAGTTGCAGCTGAAAAAGTTTTGAACTGTTTTGATCAAGGTGATGCTGATGGAATGAAAAGTTGTACATCACAAGCTCTCTTTACATACTTAGACAATGAG ATTGCCAAGCTGTCTCGAAGTCTTCGTGTTCCTGGTGACACAGGAGCAAAAGGATTCACAGAAAAAAGACTTGTCATAAATTCAAATGATGACCATTTAAAAACTGACCCACAGCTGTCTGCAAACCCAGAATTAAACTACACAGGTCAAAAAGAGGCAAGCAATGAACAGGCCATAGAAGATGAGCTAGAGGAGGGTGGGCTCTGTTAG
- the LOC131771797 gene encoding tubulin polymerization-promoting protein family member 2-like, with protein MSDEELKTVFKSFCAFGAGSKDAQPEMDNAKFAKLFRDLKLYDKKFTSTDTDIIFNRPEVKNKTERKIRFEGFKKALELCAEKKYGNKDDVQKLIDKICGGKGPTTVGATKQSKTGGVDRMTDTSKYTGSHKERFDEGGKGKGIEGRVDRDEKAAEGYVGGYKGKDTYDKKH; from the exons ATGTCCGACGAAGAACTAAAGACGGTGTTTAAATCTTTCTGTGCTTTTGGGGCAGGGAGTAAAGACGCTCAACCTGAGATGGACAACGCGAAATTTGCAAAACTTTTTCGTGATCTAAAATTATACGACAAAAAATTCACCTCCACAGACACAGATATTATTTTCAACCGACCCGAAGTAAAAAA CAAGACGGAGCGGAAAATTCGCTTTGAAGGTTTCAAGAAAGCTCTGGAATTGTGTGCAGAGAAGAAGTATGGAAACAAAGACGATGTGCAGAAGTTGATCGACAAGATTTGCGGTGGAAAAGGTCCAACAACCGTCGGAGCTACG AAACAAAGTAAGACAGGTGGAGTTGATAGAATGACTGACACCTCAAAATACACTGGATCGCACAAAGAACGTTTTGATGAGGGTGGAAAAGGCAAGGGAATAGAGGGTCGCGTAGACAGGGATGAAAAAGCTGCTGAAGGCTATGTAGGGGGTTATAAAGGAAAAGATACTTATGATAAGAAACATTAG
- the LOC131771789 gene encoding LOW QUALITY PROTEIN: uncharacterized protein (The sequence of the model RefSeq protein was modified relative to this genomic sequence to represent the inferred CDS: deleted 1 base in 1 codon) → MSAKGAQLHDESGNVPTKGGGGNSISADWDSDCCHRKEEDQLVLAKSPTRENRQGSDDVPSLQRKSCRRKPRWCTLEQLQKTSGKQFGDTVETPKSERNLGHSTKMQHQPKNTRKPFTSDVHITSTQEAQKGPSTSGVKSKKMKKLREAIEREYRRTEAVLPMYAKKNEIVQLIKENQVCVILGETGSGKSTQMTQYLYEAGFSEKGLIVCTQPRKVAATSLASHVAREMGSTVGKVVGCRVGGNFQASKEMTGIVYVTDHILLNECLKDPKLSKYSCIIIDEAHERSLYSDLLLGMIKKSLTQRPELRVVITSATIYPAIFVAYFDQCPVLKVSGRMFPVDVIWKDGPSCNVENYLQEAVKTAREIHHREDPGDILVFLTSPAETERACEMLTKVERDANLVCLPLHGKLRQEEQKKVFEEAGDKRKVVFATNCAETSITIPGIKYVVDTGMVKEMKFEPKRNKSSLEVTTINKSSAEQRKGRAGRTQAGKCFRLYSQQEYEAMEDQSKPEILRVHLGQAVLKLMELGIEDVRDFDFVESPPFDSITLALELLNSLGAITNGRLTQLGGKIARVPLEPRLAKVLFEGIDKGVGADALALVAIATAGGSVFFRMGSGEEKQAADCRKVCFCLNGGDLLTLLEVYRQYLKQPKDLPKRNKWAVANSFNAKSLRMTDETIKELKLTLKHELGVTIPDTLQQDQNTDEKLQKILLSCYAANLCVFTGHEKTGYRVLSSNQCVQVHPSSALKYLGATPQFIVFDQLLKTSRDFVVNVTTVEETWLREMISTGALKYDLENLLSTVLTEMVVPCSTELMKLTFEGYRGGNLNQIERKIAKSCDDSLVVLEEDRVRGQIKVFVPPRYTAKALSMMESILEESRKILRSEEKEEPLKEESWGNRIVWGQGGEIYEVLMPDMYRTVTVDEIEDGNAVAVLDHLKTFGDVVRHSFKEQNGKMGIFVTFKRSKDAINAVKSSSNSSLETDVKVKPGFMMSSSIRRSVSPFKAKAKWIRRRGKGTASVEFHNCQDFYRTLGRIPSLMIKSEVIIFQTDKVREHQIFLKGLHPDTSEEDVRSAIEERLPVVKVKKVYISRTSEFETPARTICAQRASLQERLSVLATEGQFSIDLKKPSPKDFEGYAYISFQDPEEGQAAIRALNGTHVPGIGVVTLHPNHATVLLCDRNVYAAIRGEFEETIDTLDVTFNTRLNVKVKDQPKHKRVAIQIQSNCTEHFICATTALTKIVNGDEIDCKISKNLEILLTNSAKDVLQTIERDSRTVINQDWKNEVVRIYGPKINRESAKQAINKFLDDSIAGNSHSWQIYLRGPSKPRGLLKALFIRFGANLQGLRDINGVQKIHVEFRNHVLIIESSDEAEKLINSYVEECCKNPPQELFPVQEDHETQLICGICLCDLDTKAGVYRLACCGHAYDKSCVIQQLKSPEFPLKCVMEQCGEPLVWKDLRNLLNDRERNRLALTALGEYVKKNPEIVKYCPTAGCDMVYCVSTDERPFTCDACLAQTCKSCHVQWHSGLTCAEFKSEVQAEGLLLEWMMKDPRNSKKCPKCKTWIEKNQGCNHIEYMCWLCLQVFPTRNDVYDY, encoded by the exons ATGTCTGCGAAGGGAGCTCAACTTCACGATGAAAGTGGCAACGTACCTACCAAAGGAGGAGGAGGAAACAGTATTAGTGCCGATTGGGATTCTGATTGCTGTCATCGAAAGGAAGAAGATCAGTTAGTTCTAGCCAAGAGCCCTACGCGTGAAAATAGACAGGGAAGTGACGATGTTCCATCTTTACAGCGAAAAAGTTGCAGACGTAAACCGCGGTGGTGTACTCTAGAACAACTCCAGAAAACCAGTGGTAAACAGTTTGGCGACACTGTAGAGACTCCAAAGTCGGAAAGGAATCTTGGTCACAGCACTAAGATGCAACACCAACCTAAAAACACTAGAAAACCTTTTACAAGTGACGTTCACATAACATCTACTCAGGAAGCCCAAAAAGGGCCGTCCACTTCCGGTGTTAagagcaagaaaatgaagaaactaAGGGAAGCAATTGAAAGAGAATATCGGAGGACTGAGGCAGTCCTTCCAATGTACgcgaaaaaaaacgaaattgttCAGCTCATAAAGGAAAATCAGGTCTGCGTTATTCTTGGAGAAACCGGATCAGGTAAAAGTACACAGATGACCCAATATTTGTACGAGGCTGGTTTTTCTGAGAAGGGTTTAATCGTTTGTACCCAGCCACGTAAAGTTGCTGCGACAAGCTTAGCATCCCACGTCGCTCGAGAAATGGGGAGCACTGTTGGAAAAGTAGTGGGCTGCCGTGTTGGAGGAAATTTTCAAGCAAGTAAAGAGATGACTGGTATTGTGTACGTTACAGACCACATTCTTCTCAATGAATGCCTAAAGGATCCTAAGCTGTCCAAGTATTCTTGCATAATAATTGATGAAGCACATGAACGAAGTCTTTACTCGGACCTGCTTCTTGGCATGATCAAGAAAAGCCTTACTCAGCGTCCTGAGCTGCGAGTGGTCATAACCTCAGCTACCATTTATCCTGCTATCTTCGTGGCATATTTTGACCAATGTCCAGTACTGAAAGTGTCCGGCAGAATGTTTCCCGTCGATGTAATTTGGAAAGATGGTCCGTCTTGCAACGTTGAAAATTATCTTCAAGAGGCTGTAAAAACAGCTCGCGAAATTCACCACAGGGAGGATCCAGGGGACATTCTTGTGTTTCTGACTTCTCCAGCAGAAACGGAACGTGCTTGTGAAATGTTAACAAAGGTTGAGCGGGATGCTAACCTAGTTTGTCTTCCTCTCCATGGAAAGCTACGTCAAGAAGAGCAAAAGAAAGTGTTCGAAGAAGCCGGAGACAAACGTAAGGTGGTATTTGCTACCAACTGTGCGGAAACCTCCATCACCATTCCTGGGATAAAGTATGTAGTGGACACTGGTATGGTGAAGGAGATGAAGTTCGAACCGAAACGCAACAAAAGTTCTTTAGAGGTAACAACCATCAACAAAAGTTCTGCTGAACAGCGAAAAGGAAGGGCAGGAAGGACGCAAGCAGGGAAGTGCTTTAGACTCTACAGCCAACAGGAGTACGAGGCAATGGAAGACCAATCAAAACCAGAGATCCTAAGGGTTCATCTTGGTCAGGCCGTGCTGAAGCTGATGGAACTTGGCATTGAAGATGTCAGAGACTTTGATTTTGTGGAATCGCCACCTTTTGACTCAATAACCCTTGCATTAGAGTTGTTGAATTCTCTTGGTGCGATAACAAACGGAAGACTTACACAGTTGGGAGGCAAAATTGCTCGTGTGCCGCTAGAGCCACGCTTGGCAAAGGTCCTATTTGAAGGCATTGACAAAGGTGTAGGTGCAGATGCGTTAGCGTTGGTAGCCATTGCAACTGCAGGTGGGAGCGTTTTCTTCCGCATGGGAAGCGGAGAGGAGAAGCAGGCAGCTGACTGCagaaaagtttgtttctgcCTGAATGGCGGTGACCTACTGACGTTGTTAGAAGTGTACAGGCAATACCTCAAGCAACCGAAAGATTTACCTAAACGAAACAAATGGGCGGTTGCCAACAGCTTTAATGCAAAGTCGCTTCGAATGACAGACGAGACCATCAAAGAGCTCAAGCTGACGTTAAAGCATGAATTGGGCGTAACGATCCCGGATACGTTGCAGCAAGACCAGAACACTGATGAGAAACTTCAAAAGATTTTGTTGTCTTGTTATGCCGCCAACTTATGCGTATTTACTGGCCACGAGAAAACAGGATACAGAGTGTTGTCTTCAAACCAGTGTGTTCAAGTGCATCCATCGTCAGCACTTAAGTATCTTGGGGCAACGCCTCAGTTCATCGTCTTTGACCAACTGCTCAAAACGTCTCGTGACTTTGTCGTCAACGTTACCACTGTGGAAGAGACGTGGCTGCGGGAAATGATTTCTACAGGAGCTCTCAAGTATGACTTGGAAAACCTACTTTCAACTGTACTGACCGAAATGGTAGTGCCATGCAGTACAGAGCTCATGAAGTTAACGTTTGAAGGATACAGAGGAGGAAATCTTAATCAAATCGAGAGGAAAATCGCGAAGTCATGCGATGACAGCTTGGTTGTGTTAGAGGAGGACAGAGTTCGTGGGCAAATAAAAGTATTCGTTCCTCCAAGGTACACGGCGAAAGCTCTGTCAATGATGGAGAGTATCTTGGAGGAAAGCAGAAAGATACTGAGGAGTGAGGAAAAAGAGGAGCCTCTGAAAGAAGAATCTTGGGGAAACAGAATTGTTTGGGGACAAGGCGGTGAAATATACGAAGTACTGATGCCGGACATGTACAGAACTGTCACGGTTGATGAGATAGAAGATGGCAACGCAGTGGCTGTATTAGATCACCTTAAAACCTTTGGAGACGTAGTGAGGCACAGTTTTAAGGAGCAGAATGGTAAAATGGGCATTTTTGTAACTTTCAAACGTTCTAAGGATGCGATTAACGCAGTGAAAAGCTCTTCCAACTCCTCACTGGAAACTGACGTAAAAGTAAAGCCAGGATTTATGATGTCCAGTAGCATCCGAAGAAGTGTATCTCCGTTTAAAGCGAAAGCCAAGTGGATCCGACGTCGCGGTAAAGGTACAGCATCTGTGGAATTTCACAACTGTCAAGATTTTTATCGCACGCTTGGTAGAATACCATCACTTATGATTAAGTCAGAGGTTATTATTTTCCAAACGGATAAGGTTCGCGAACATCAGATATTCCTGAAAGGACTCCACCCCGACACGTCAGAGGAGGACGTAAGGTCTGCTATCGAAGAGAGACTCCCTGTGGTTAAAGTGAAGAAAGTTTATATTTCCCGAACTTCAGAATTTGAAACACCTGCCAGAACTATCTGTGCACAGAGGGCTTCCTTGCAGGAACGTCTCAGCGTCTTGGCGACAGAAGGCCAGTTTTCAATAGACTTGAAAAAGCCTTCTCCCAAAGATTTTGAGGGATATGCTTACATATCATTTCAAGATCCTGAAGAGGGTCAAGCAGCCATAAGAGCTCTTAATGGAACGCATGTTCCTGGTATCGGAGTTGTAACCCTGCATCCCAACCATGCAACAGTCTTGCTATGTGACAGAAACGTTTACGCAGCCATCAGAGGTGAATTCGAAGAAACAATCGACACTTTAGACGTAACATTTAACACAAGACTGAATGTGAAAGTCAAAGATCAGCCAAAGCATAAGCGTGTTGCCATACAAATACAAAGTAACTGTACGGAACACTTCATATGTGCTACCACTGCTTTAACCAAAATTGTCAATGGTGATGAAATTGACtgcaaaatttctaaaaacCTGGAGATTCTATTAACTAACTCAGCGAAAGACGTACTTCAAACAATTGAGAGGGACAGTAGAACCGTGATCAATCAAGATTGGAAGAACGAGGTTGTCAGAATTTATGGACCCAAAATAAACCGAGAATCAGCAAAACAAGCTATAAACAAGTTTCTTGATGATTCCATCGCTGGCAATAGCCACTCTTGGCAGATTTATCTTCGAGGGCCAAGCAAGCCCCGCGGACTGCTGAAAGCTCTGTTTATAAGGTTTGGTGCTAACCTGCAAGGATTACGAGACATTAATGGTGTCCAGAAGATCCATGTTGAATTTAGAAACCACGTACTCATCATAGAGAGTTCAGACGAGGCTGAAAAACTAATCAACAGTTACGTGGAGGAATGCTGCAAAAATCCTCCCCAAGAATTGTTTCCTGTACAAGAAGACCACGAAACCCAATTAATTTGTGGTATATGTCTATGCGATTTGGATACAAAAGCAGGTGTGTACCGACTTGCTTGCTGTGGTCACGCCTACGATAAGAGCTGTGTCATTCAACAACTCAAGTCACCAGAATTTCCACTGAAGTGTGTCATGGAACAATGTGGAGAGCCTCTTGTTTGGAAGGATTTGCGAAACTTGTTGAATGACCGTGAAAGAAATAGGCTCGCTTTAACCGCATTGGGTGAGTACGtcaaaaaaaatcctgaaattgtgaaatactgTCCAACAGCGGGCTGTGACATGGTATACTGTGTCTCAACTGATGAGAGACCCTTCACCTGTGATGCATGTCTAGCTCAAACCTGCAAATCTTGTCATGTGCAATGGCACAGCGGGCTCACGTGCGCTGAGTTCAAATCGGAAGTGCAAGCA GAGGGACTTCTCCTGGAGTGGATGATGAAGGACCCAAGAAATAGTAAGAAATGTCCCAAATGCAAGACATGGATTGAGAAGAATCAGGGATGTAATCACATTGAGTACATGTGTTGGCTGTGCCTGCAGGTGTTTCCAACCAGGAATGATGTGTACGATTATTGA